GCGGCGCCCGACCTGGTGCCTCTGGATCTGGCGGCGGTGCTGCAGGATTCGGTGCAGTACATCAAGCGCCGTGCCCCCCACCTGGGCGGGGCGGTGCAGATCGAGACCGCCCTCGAGCCCCTGCCGCCGGTGCTCGGCAACCGCGAGCTGGTGGAATGGGTGTTCGAAAACCTGCTGAAGAACGCGCTGGACTCTCTGGAAGGGAGGGGCCGTATCCAAGTGGGTGCCCGCACCGCCGGGTCGGAGCGCGTCGAGGTGCGCATCGCCGACAGCGGCCGCGGCATCCCCACCGCCATGCGCCAGCGCATCTGGCAGCCGGGCTTCACGACGAAGCAGCGCGGCTGGGGGCTCGGGCTCACTCTCGTGCGCCGCATCGTCGTCGAGTACCACGGGGGCCGCATCTGGGTGGAAGACAACCCGGATCGCCGAGGTATCTGCTTCGCGGTGCGGCTGCCAGCGGTGCCGGCGCGGCCCGAGCTGGCGCGGCCTTGAACCCGGGCGTTTTCCGGGCCCTCGGCGCCCTGCTGCTCGTCGAAGCGCTCGGGTCCGCGGCGCTCGGCGGCTGCGCCGCGCCGGAATCGCCGCGGCTCTTGTCCGTGGCGCCGGCAGACCTCGCGAGCCCCGGCGCCCCCTGCGCCCGTGCCGCCTTCGAGCTCCCTCTGCAAGCCGACGGCAGCGTCCGCCGTGACGACATCCGCCTCATCCTCTGGGAAGGAACAGACAGCGAGCACGAGGTGCTCTTCCGGCTCCGCGAGCGGGCCGCGGCCTCGCGTTGGCGGTTGCCGGCGAAGGCCGAGCCCGGCGCCGCGGCGTTCGCCCTGCTCCGCCTCCACTGCCACGGCGCGGTGGACAGTGGAGGAACGAACTTCGGCCGCCGCGTGGAGGCGGCGCGGAGGGCGCGGCGCCAGGCGGCGGCGGAGCTGGCGCGGCGGAGCGGCAGCCGGTGGAGCGAACACGACCTGGACTGCTTGTGGAGCCGCGACCTCGAGAGCCTGAAGCGCGGGCCCTTCCTGCACGACATGCTGGAGCTGCCGCCGGCCGATGCGGCGGCGGTGCAAGCCGCCTCGGGACTCTGGGTGTGCCGGGCGGCGCGCACGTCCCATCAAGGGCAGTTCGTCTTCCTGGATCACGAGCTGCGCTTCCTCGGCGTCGGCCGCTACTGGATCGGCGAGTGAGCCGAGGCGCCGGGTCGGATACACTGGGGGCCAAGCCGCACCAAGGAGCTTGGATGACGGAGAAGCGACACATCCTCTGGGTGGACGACGAGATCGAGATGCTGAAACCCCATCTCACCTTCTTGGAGCAGCGGGGGTACGAGGTCACGCCGGTGGCGAACGGCGGCGACGCCGTCGACCTGGTGCGGGGACGGACCTTCGACCTGGTGCTGCTCGACGCCATGATGCCCGGGAAGGACGGGCTGCAGACGCTGCAGGAGATCCGGCAGATCGACGGCAAGCTCCCGGTGGTGATGATCACCCGCAACGACGAGCAAGAGATCATGGACCAAGCCATCGGCCGCCGCGCCGACGACTACCTCCTCAAGCCGGTGAACCCGAATCAGATCCTGGCCGCCATCCGCCGCTTGCTGGAACACCACAAGATCGCTGGCACCCAGGTGGCGAAGGACTACGTCTCGCAGTACCGCGAGCTCGATCCGTCCCGCTTCGACCGGCTCGACCACCAGGAGTGGATCGACACCTACCTGCGCATGATCGATTGGGACATGCAGCTCGACCGCTACCGCGAGACCGGTCTCTCCCAGACCCACGAAGACCAGAAGCGGGCGGCGAACTACGAGTTCTGTCGCTTCGTCACCCGCCACTACAAGAGCTGGGTGCAGCAACGCCAGGGCCCCGAGCTCTCCCCCGACGTCTTCCGCAACCACGTCTTCCCCACGGTGAAGGCAGGGAGGCGGGCGGCGTTCATCGTCGTCGACTGCATGCGCCTGGATCAGTGGATCACCATGGAACCGTTGCTGGCGCCGTACTTCCGCATCGACCGCAAGCACTACTACAGCATCCTGCCTTCGGCGACGCCTTACTCGCGCAACGCCCTCTTCTCCGGTCTCTTCCCCCTGGAGATCTACCGCCGCCATCCGCAGTACTGGGACAGCCAGCGCGGCGAGCACAGCCTGAACCGCTTCGAACGCGAGCTGCTGGAACTGCAGCTGCAGCGTCTCGGCGCTCCTGCCGGGGTCAAAGTGCGTTATGCCAAGGTGTACAACGCCGAGGAAGCCGGGGAGATCCAGCGCGCCGTCCAGCGCAAGGCCGACGTCGGTCTCTTCGCCCTGGTCTTCAACTTCATCGATGTGCTGGCGCACGGGCGCAGCGAATCCACCATCCTGCAGGAGATCGCGCCGGACGAGGCCGCTTTCCGCAGCCTGGCGCAGAGCTGGTTCGAGCATTCGTCGCTCTTCGACCTGCTGAAGCAGATGAGCGCCGCGGGCATCGAGGTTTTCGTCAGCACCGACCACGGCGCGGTGCAAGGCATGCGTCCCACCCTCGCCACGGGCAACCGGGACACCTCCACCAACGTGCGTTACAAGTACGGCGAGAACCTGGGTAGCGACGACAAGGGCGCCTTCCGCATGGAGGAGCCCGAGCACTACATGCTGCCCAAGCTGCGGAGCACGGAGAACTACATCATCGCCAAGGAAAACTTCTACTTCGTCTACCCGACCAAGTTCCGCAAGTACGAGAAGCAATTCCAGGGCAGCTTCCAACACGGTGGCATCTCGCTGGAAGAGGTCATCCTGCCCGTGGCCCACTTGCTGCCCCGCCGGTAGGACCCGTGCAACAGGCCTGGACGAGTCACTCCGTCGAGGAGACCCGCGCCCTGGGGGAGCGTCTCGGTGCCTCGCTGCAAGGCGGCGAGGTGGTGCTGCTCTGCGGCGACCTCGGAGTGGGGAAGACGCAGTTCGCCCAAGGCGTGGCCCGGGCCCTCGGCGTGCAGGCGACCGTGCTGTCGCCCACCTTCACCTTGGCGGTGCACTACGAGGGCCGCCTGCCGCTGGTGCACTACGACCTCTACCGGGTGGTGCACCCGGCGGAGCTGGACGGCATCGGTTTCCTCGCCGCCGACGATCCGCGCACGGTGAGCCTGGTGGAGTGGGGCGATCGCGTGCCGGTCCCGGCGGCGATCCGGGTGGAGATCTCGCTCCAGCCCGATGGCAGCCGGCGGCTCGTCGTGGACCTGCCGGAGGCGACAGGGTGAAGCAGCCGGACAACCTACTGTACCTCGACGCGAGCGAAGTGCCCGGGCTGGTGGCGCTGCAGAGCGGCGAACGCCTGGCGGTAGCCTTGGCGGGACCGCGGCGCGGTCGGGGCCGGACGCTGCTCGCCGCGGTGGCGGAGGTGCTCGGTCAGCTGCAGTTGTCGCCGGCCGCCCTGCAGGGCGTGCTGGTGTGCACCGGGCCCGGCAGCTTCACCGGCGTGCGGGTGGGCATCGCCACCGCGCAGGGGCTCGCCGCCGCGCGGGGCTGGCGGCCCCTCGTCTGCGACAGCCTGATGCTGGAGGCGGCGGCGTACTGCGGCGAGGCCGGGAGCCTCGCTGTTTGCCACGATGCCCGCCGCGGCGAGGTGTACGCCGGACTTTATGATGTGAGCGGGAAGATGCCGCGAGCCCTCGTCCCGCCTTTTTGCGCCCCGCCCGTGCTGGCGCGGGAGCTCCTGCGCCCGAGCGGGGGAACGGCGGTGCAGGCCTGCGCCGGCTCCGGGGCGGCGCTCCTGGCGGCGAACGATGGGGCCTGGGTCGTACGCGCCGACTTGGCACCGGAGTCGCGGGCGCAGGCCGCCTTCGACCTCGCCGCGCGCGGCGGCTGCACCGCGGTGGAGCTCGCACGGCTCGCGCCTTTCTACCTGCGCCATCCGGACCTCGGGCCGCGGGTGCGTTGAGTCCGAAAGAAGTCGTACGCGTCCAAAGAACCGTCGAGGCCGCATGGAAGTCAGCCTGCAGGCGATGGGAGCCGAGCACCTGGAGCAGGTGCTCGCCATCGAGCGCACCTTCGCTGCGCCGTGGACCCGGGAAATGTTCCTGCAGG
The sequence above is a segment of the Candidatus Krumholzibacteriia bacterium genome. Coding sequences within it:
- the tsaE gene encoding tRNA (adenosine(37)-N6)-threonylcarbamoyltransferase complex ATPase subunit type 1 TsaE; this encodes MQQAWTSHSVEETRALGERLGASLQGGEVVLLCGDLGVGKTQFAQGVARALGVQATVLSPTFTLAVHYEGRLPLVHYDLYRVVHPAELDGIGFLAADDPRTVSLVEWGDRVPVPAAIRVEISLQPDGSRRLVVDLPEATG
- a CDS encoding response regulator; the encoded protein is MTEKRHILWVDDEIEMLKPHLTFLEQRGYEVTPVANGGDAVDLVRGRTFDLVLLDAMMPGKDGLQTLQEIRQIDGKLPVVMITRNDEQEIMDQAIGRRADDYLLKPVNPNQILAAIRRLLEHHKIAGTQVAKDYVSQYRELDPSRFDRLDHQEWIDTYLRMIDWDMQLDRYRETGLSQTHEDQKRAANYEFCRFVTRHYKSWVQQRQGPELSPDVFRNHVFPTVKAGRRAAFIVVDCMRLDQWITMEPLLAPYFRIDRKHYYSILPSATPYSRNALFSGLFPLEIYRRHPQYWDSQRGEHSLNRFERELLELQLQRLGAPAGVKVRYAKVYNAEEAGEIQRAVQRKADVGLFALVFNFIDVLAHGRSESTILQEIAPDEAAFRSLAQSWFEHSSLFDLLKQMSAAGIEVFVSTDHGAVQGMRPTLATGNRDTSTNVRYKYGENLGSDDKGAFRMEEPEHYMLPKLRSTENYIIAKENFYFVYPTKFRKYEKQFQGSFQHGGISLEEVILPVAHLLPRR
- the tsaB gene encoding tRNA (adenosine(37)-N6)-threonylcarbamoyltransferase complex dimerization subunit type 1 TsaB; translated protein: MKQPDNLLYLDASEVPGLVALQSGERLAVALAGPRRGRGRTLLAAVAEVLGQLQLSPAALQGVLVCTGPGSFTGVRVGIATAQGLAAARGWRPLVCDSLMLEAAAYCGEAGSLAVCHDARRGEVYAGLYDVSGKMPRALVPPFCAPPVLARELLRPSGGTAVQACAGSGAALLAANDGAWVVRADLAPESRAQAAFDLAARGGCTAVELARLAPFYLRHPDLGPRVR